A single region of the Lates calcarifer isolate ASB-BC8 unplaced genomic scaffold, TLL_Latcal_v3 _unitig_4858_quiver_919, whole genome shotgun sequence genome encodes:
- the LOC108902599 gene encoding acid ceramidase, whose amino-acid sequence MGHCVFLVLVALFSVTSAQFIPPYTEDCRTEMYPPNGPTFRGAVSWYTVDLDSPPSKRWTPLITDKKADLINMIQAIKDLADAFVPSGRLIELVDITLPLMVDTLPSPFNDEIKGIATASGIPLGEVVLFNIFYEVFTVCTSVVAEDDKGNLFHGRNLDFGLFMGWDIKNKSWIISDKLKPLVVNLDFKRNNQTVFKSTNFAGYVGMLTGIKPHTFTLTMNERFSLDGGYIGILEWILGKRDGMWMSFLTRSVLENANSYEEAKTRLAQTKLLAPAYFILGGNQTGQGCIITRSRLLSIDLLEIDLKLGRWYVLETNYDHWEEPLFLDDRRTPAMKCMNQTTQKNITLKTMYDVLSTKPVLNKLTTYTTLMQVSEGKLESYIRDCPNPCMPW is encoded by the exons ATGggtcactgtgtttttcttgttttagtgGCTTTATTTTCAGTCACGTCGGCACAGTTTATACCACCG TACACAGAAGACTGCCGGACAGAAATGTATCCACCAAACGGTCCCAC GTTCAGAGGAGCTGTCAGTTGGTACACAGTGGACCTCGACTCGCCGCCCAGCAAGAGATGGACGCCTCTGATTACTGACAAAAAAGCAGAT CTCATCAACATGATTCAGGCCATCAAAGACTTGGCTGATGCTTTTGTGCCCAGTGGAAGACTGATCGAGCTGGTTGACATTACACTG CCTTTGATGGTTGACACACTCCCAAGTCCTTTCAATGATGAAATCAAAGGAATTGCCACAGCTTCAGGGATTCCTCTTg GTGAGGTTGTCTTGTTCAACATCTTCTATGAGGTGTTCACTGTGTGCACATCAGTTGTTGCAGAAGACGATAAAG GTAACCTCTTTCATGGCAGAAATCTGGATTTTGGATTATTTATGGG CTGGGACATTAAAAACAAGTCATGGATCATTAGCGACAAGCTGAAGCCTCTAGTGGTTAACCTGGACTTCAAGAGAAATAACCAGACTGTCTTCAAGTCTACAAACTTTGCTGGATATGTTGGCATGCTGACTGGCATTAAACCT CACACATTCACTCTGACTATGAATGAACGCTTCAGCCTTGATGGAGGATACATTG GAATCCTGGAGTGGATCCTGGGGAAGAGAGATGGGATGTGGATGAGCTTTCTCACTCGCTCTGTATTAGAAAATGCCAACAG TTATGAGGAGGCCAAAACTCGCCTGGCTCAGACAAAGCTGCTCGCCCCAGCCTACTTCATCCTGGGGGGAAACCAGACAGGCCAAGGCTGCATCATCACCCGCTCCAGACTTCTGAGTATCGATTTGTTAGA GATTGACCTGAAGCTGGGCCGGTGGTATGTCCTGGAGACAAACTACGACCACTGGGAGGAGCCTTTGTTCCTGGACGACCGCAGAACTCCTGCCATGAAGTGCATGAACCAGACCACACAGAAG aACATCACTCTAAAGACCATGTACGATGTGCTCTCAACCAAACCAGTGTTAAACAAG CTGACCACATACACAACACTGATGCAAGTGTCTGAAGGCAAACTGGAGTCATATATCCGTGACTGCCCTAACCCCTGCATGCCGTGGTGA